Genomic DNA from Manihot esculenta cultivar AM560-2 chromosome 15, M.esculenta_v8, whole genome shotgun sequence:
CCAATAAGAAAGCATAGCATAGGTAGTATATTAACTGATGAAAATCTCTAATGAGAAATAAGTTGATTAAAGttaaaagattaaaaagaaTAGCAAAAACAGAGAGGCAAGGGAAAGACTGCTAGGAGTGTGATGTCAACCAATATGTATTAGGGGATTTGAGGCGAGAACAATTCAAATTGAAGAGAAACTAATTCTCAATTTATTTGCTCAAAATCACTAATCAGTAGCTATAATAAAAATCTGTAAATGTGCAGAGATTATAAGACTTATCTATAGAGTTTTGTAACTATAGCAGATCTAGGAAGCTTAATTCAATTCTAATTAGGAATATAAAACTAGTTAAACTTTCCAAATAAAAGAGGAAACTTcttcaacaataataataatctaattTTCCTAATTCTACAATGACTAATTCCTGAACCTCCAATAATGAATCATAGCATTAATGAAGATATGAACTTGAAAATGATTGTCAGCACTCTCAAGGACCACTGCAAATGAAACAAAAGATGTCCCTCAAATGAAAATAATACCAGACAGCTTTGAGAACCTATTGTGTTCTTACTCATCATGATAATTTAAGTAACTTATTGCATTTTCCTAATACCGCTGGGGAATTTGATGCTCTATATGCCTCATTCTATCTCTAACATGTGCTACATACATTGCACTATATGACAGATGTGGTTATTCCTAATCTTATCCATTATCACATTATTTTCGTCACTCTGAAACCTCTTCTTATGACCCTCAACATGTAAAAGGCTTCATCATTATCACTGAAGCTCGATAAGAAAATAATACGTTTATGTTATTTGGTATGCTGTAATGCAATGTAATACTATCAGATTTTCAATTAAATCTCATCAGAGATTTTGATTGCAATATGTTGCATTACAGTGTACCAAACATAGCCTTTACTAAAGTTTGCATTGCATTTTAGGAAAATTGGTCTGGGTTACTTGATTGTTTTAGCTTATACGTAGCTATGTTGACATTCTTAGTTGCCCAGCATAACTCTGTTGCTGGCAGTACTAGTTCCATCTGCAGAGACTAATCtgggattaaaatattttcaatattttcaattttggaGGGGGTCAAAgtataagtaaaaaatattttcaatgatCTTATTATTCAATTAGATAATAAGCAAGAGATATATAAGTATTATAtcataaattttgaaattttatatacaaaatataaaattctaaGAATGAGACATAAGTAAAATTAGCAATAAAAAGATCAATTAAAGAACAAAATCACTGAgaacaaattaaaatatgtaaattgCTAATTACATTAATCATATTTTGAATTTATCAagaacatttttttttatttggataTATATAGATTGTAAACCATAGATTAacttattattgttattattacatTGGTGAGGTCAGCCCCATGTTGCCTCTCTCCCCCCTTTGGTTTCCTCCATGTCCATATGCaaactaaaaacataaaacaaatAGTATTAAGTGAACATTTAATCTAGTTTTAATTACTTATATTGTGCAAAGGTAAAGTTTGCGGTAAGCATGTGTATGGATAGGTTAGGGTCCAGAACATGGTTTCTAATCGCAGTCGCGGCTGTGGGAAATGGAAACATGCCTGTAACTGTCATAATGTAATGGTAACAACAGCCTATCGTAGCGCATATTTTTTTGGAAAATTTACAAAGTTTATGAAACTAAAAgatatttgaaaatataatcaaaattaggccatacaacttaataataagtagaaatatatcaaataagacTTAGTTTTgtgtttatttgatatatttgtatttattattaAGATATACAACTTAACAATAAATATacatatatcaaataataagtacaaatatatcaaataaacacTTAAAGGTAGTGAAGTTTGAGAGAAATTTGAGAGAGTTGAGAAGAAGTTGATTGATATCAGTGAATATAGGTTGCTGTGAAAGAACTGGAAAGGAATATGAAtgttttttaagttttttgCTTTGGAATATGAATATGAATATGAATGAAGGCTGCTGTGGAAGAACCCTCCAATAATTCACATTCATGTGACTAAGGCTACTGGTGAAGCAAAATAAAGCTGATCAGAATATTCCTGTTGTGAAAAGAAAAGTAACGGCCATTCAGCTGTTACTTCATGGCCTGTAACGACCGTTACAGCAACAAAATTTTATTGCAGTTACTTCAAGGCCTTAACGGCCACAGGTCCCTTCAAAACCTGTAAATGACTTTAAAACCATGGTCCAGAATATGCCTTGCTATGCTAAAAAGGTTGAGAGCGGAAGTTTAGCCATTTATTGCTGCTTTAGTTAAGCACAAGAATTGTAAAGAAGCTAAACTGTTCTTTGTAGATATGGATGATGCATTTCGCCTGCATCAAGGGCAAGTTTTGTAtgaaatataaatgaaaaattagtTTTGTTCTCTATTGGTAGCTGGACTTGGATATCATTGTCCTCCTAATTATAAAAACCAGGGACTTGTTTAACTATACTTCTACATACTAAAATATCTATGAAGTTTTTTGGGTATTTATTTTGCACCTTTTGGAAAAAGTTGTTAACTTTCTAGCATGCATGTGTgtgtttctctctctctctctctctctctctatatatatatatatatatatatataaatatatattaaatttgatgATAAAACAGGATCTCCTTTGTGACACAGTTCTGGAAATTGGATTTATAATTGCTGCGGTTGCTTCTTTTCTTCTACTTCTTGGGGTAATAGAGCCATTAGTCGTTGTTTCTGGTGGTGAATGATATAATCAAACTCAAAAGTGAGTTCTAGCTTTAATTATGCTAAACAATACAAAGTATAAAACTTATGTGATAAAAAATGGCACATAACTTGCTTGTATCTTGTGCTTTTGTTAACATCGAGCAAGAATTCCAAGTGGTATCCTAGCAGAAAGTTgagtctttcctttttcttttgtattttcttaTGTCTGCAAGGGCAAGAGCCTTCAACCAGCAATAGTTCTTTCCCCTTTATTTGTGACTTGCCAGAAAATTGGTTTTACAAATTAAGTAGAATTACATCCATTTAATTGAGttttaattatcaataaataacAGAATGGTGGTATTACCAGCAAAAAGAGTTTATCAGCATGTTTTAACACAGGATTTTGggttatatacatataattgAAGGCCTAATGTTGTATAATAATCAAGTTTAAATTTCAGTGCTTCACAGGCACTTTGTATCTAAAACGCATGTCCAGTTCAGTAGAAAATTTCAGCAGGGTTAACCAAGAAAGCTAAGTTTAAGTTCATTATTTATTCGTGTAtttgaatatgttgcatttggTGTTGTAAAGAACTAATATCTTGTCCAATTTCGCCATATTTCCAGATTATTGAAGCAGAGATAGCATCCTCAAGCCAGCAAACTAAAATTGATGAGCTTGAAGCACAGCTCCAAGAAGCAGAGAGTGTCATAATAGATCTAAGAGCAGAGTTAAAATGGGTACGTGATAAGTTAGAGAAGGCTAGGAACAATAATGCCCAGCCTTTGGATGCAAACATCACAAGTGACAATGAACCACCCTCCTGCCAAAATGCAACACCTAAGCCCAATGTACATTCTCCTAATTTGGGGTTGCAACCAGTAACAACTTCTGACATGAACACATTATTTGATCGAAGAATTTTGGATAATGAGTGCTGTAATACACAACAAACTGAGCAATCAAGTGTTTCTCAGTATGGAAGCTATTCTTCTCATAACACTGAATTAGCTGCAGTAATTATAAGAAAAGAGATACCAGAGCATTGTAGAAATGGATGTACTCGAAGCATTTGTGCATTGGAAGGGAACTTACTGGCTGGGAAGTTGGCACCTTCTGGAGAAGTTGATGAACATGAAATTATAGAGAATGAATTGATCATAAACGAAACTAATAAGGAGGATGGAAAATCTACTGTTTCTTCTTTGAAGATGAACAACTTGGAAACAGAAAAATTCTTTTCTGGGGAAGAACGAAGAAAACGTGTTAGGGTTCATACAATAAGACGAAGCAGGACTCGATTTTGGAAACCTAAAGCTAAGCGCAAGTCTTGTACAAGTCAGCTTTTGGTATCCTATCAACCACCATCCATTCTTTCTCGTTGCAAAAGACACTTGGCAAATAGGAATGCTAAGCCTGATGAACATCAATGCCTAGTCTCTATTGAGAACAACAATATGGAAATGGAGAAGCATTCtagtaaatttgaaaaaaaattgcatTGTCAAAACAGCTGCAGTATGGTTCAGAAAATGATTGTTCCTGAAAGGAAAAGACAAAGGAAGGTACCAAATGGGGATGCTGTGTCTACCTCATGCGTGCTCTGTCCTGATCAGCATGAAACTTGTCAACCCTCTTCTCAAGGCCACTGTAAAGCTTGTTCACTTTCACTCAATGATGAGATTAAATCAGGTGAAGATGGGACAAggctgatagaaaatgaggtTAAACTGAAGCCATTGCCTCGTTTGGATCCAgggtcaaaattaattaaatgtggTTTAAATCCTATATCTGACTCTAGAAATGTCAAACTGACCGTTGGGTCTTTAAACAGATCTGATACTATCCAGAATACTTCAAACAAGGATGTGAAGTTAGCAGATGATTTGGTAAAACAGGAATGTGTAGCTGCTGCTAATTCAACTTTTCCATGTTATGAATCAAACACTCTGATGGTTAACATACCACTGGTATACTCTGATTTACAACATCTCAAATCATCGAAAGAAGCTGTGGCTAATGAACCATTGGTGTATTCTGATCTAGAAGGTGCCAAACCGCCCAAAGAACCTAAGGTGTCTCATAGTCAAGTAGACAACAATAGGCTTCTTAAGTACACCTTCCAAAGGAAGCTCAAGAAAGAAGCCTTGAGCAGTTCTGATCAAAACAGTTCACTTGAAAAGAGCAATGCAAAAAGAAGAGCTGGTGAGAAGCAAAATGGTTCACCAGACTCAGAGAAGTCTAGCATGATTAATGAATCATCTAGGGACAGTAGGCGATTGGCTCAGGTTGCTCATCAGGTTGGTTTCTTTCATCTTTTCAGCGTCCTCTTAAATGTTTTACCTGAATTGGATGTATTTTGATGAGTAATGAATTCACATTTCATTTATGAATTGTAGGTCTGTACACAATTATATGTCACATATCAGAGGAGAAAGTGGCATAAgaagaaagagccagaattacAGCAACAGTAACAGTAAAAGTAATAGTAATAAGTGGGTCAAACTGTATGGGATATGGGTATGAGCGGGATTAGTATACAGCTGTAATAGTTAGTTATAACAACCATAGCTATAAATAGAGGGAGAATCATACGGAAAGGCATGCAGAAATTGCTATAAGAAATATTATTCTTCTCTCCTCTAAAATTTCCTCTTCtctcatcttttcttcttcaaatcCCTCTCCTACTTTTCTAATTTCTTGTTGAGGATTTCTTCCttaacaattggtatcagagcctattAGGTTTGTGGTTGAGAGTCGACAGAGTGTTTTCCACTGCGACAAATGATGAGATCATCAGTGGTAGTGAGTTTCGATGCTATAAAGAATGTGGAATTGGAGGAGCAACTCAAAACTCTTCAAGAGGATTCTAAAACGATTGTCGAGAAGTTCAGTGGTAATTTGTGAAATGAATTTAAGCAATCTGCGAAAGAAAACAAGGATGCTATTCTGGGTGAATTACGCTCCTTATTGGTGCATCTAGTTGGGGATAAAGGAAAAGGGACCTAAGTGGAAGGGGATACATCATCTGGAAGTGGTAAAAATAGCGGGAGTAGGGGAATCTTAACCATTCCAGAGAAGAAGGGCCTCGGATCTACAAAGATTTGGAAGGTATGTCTAAATTATTgcctaaaattgaattaattgcaTTTGAAGGGATTGATCTAAGATTTTGGATTAGAAGGTGTGAGAAGTACTTTGAAGTGTATTGTGTATCGAGGGATTAGAAGGTGAATATTGTTGGGCTATTTTTGATTGAAAGAGCTGATGTgtggttttaaaaaattagattaaGATTGGATCCAATTTCTAAGAAGAGTTTGTCAGGGGTCTTTATAACAGGTTTGGGGAGCAGGGTACATTGAGGATATTGTGGAGAAATTCATGAGATTTAGACAAGAGAATTCTGTGGTAGAATACTGGAATGTATTTGAAGGGTTGAGGGTGAAAATGCCTAAGTTGACTGAGGCATACTTTCTGTCAGCATTCATGGGTTGAGGGATGATATCAGACCCACAGTGAGAATGATTAAACCTGCAAGTTTGTACCAAGCCTTTGTGGTAGCCAGGTGTTGCAAGAGCAGTTGTTTGAGAGTACTAAGAAGCCTAGACCTCCCTATAAGCCTTATTCTTCTTCCAACACCTTTAGAAGTAATTACCAAACACAAACCTCTTCAGCAAATTCCTACTCAAACACTAACAAGCCCAATCAGTTCAGCCAAACACACCCATACCTACCTAAGCCACTCACCTTAGATGCTTCATCCAATTAGGAACCATCTCATTTCAATCAAAGGTCCAGACCACCACAAATACACCTATGAATGTGCAAACACTAGCCACCTCTCACACTACTTTACCACgtaatagaaacatttaaacCTTATTACAAATATGgagaaaagtattttttagGGCATCAGCGCAAATTCAAAACTGTTATAGGAGTACATGAGGGAGGGTTAGTGATAATGGAGAAGAAGTGTGGCATGAGGCTCCAGAAGTAATGGAACAATGGGAACAATTTGAGGAAACAACCTTGTCTATTCATGTAGTAGAAGGAAGCCAGGGGGTGGAAACCATTAAAATGTTAGGGGCTCATAAGAATAGACAATTAGCCATCTTGGCAGATAGTGAAAGTACCAGTATATTCGTAGATAAGAAGGTGGTAGATGACTTAGAGTTGCCTCTCATTCAAATTACCTCTGTTGCTATCACTATGGCAAATGGAAGAAAAATAACCTGCAGGCATCTGTGTCAATCTTTTGGTTGGAAGGTTCAAAAGCAATAATTTTGTTTCGATCTCAGGGCATTGGACATAGGggatttgatataattttaagaGTGGACTGAATGAGGAGCTTCAATCCCATTTTGTTTGATTTGAATCCTCCAAAATCACATTCAAAAGGGAGGGATAGGTGGTGACTCTGTAAGGGATGGTAGATTCTGTGGCTGTTGCCATGCTAGTTCACTGTGAAAAAGTTCATGAATTAATATACAAGCAGGGGAAGCATTTTCACTCTTCCTTATTTCTGATTTCTGTAATCAATTTCACTCATTCCAATCCCTACTCCATCATTGAAACTGACCAGAAACACTCTGCACTAGAAGCCTTATTCTAGAAATATGATATTGTCTTTCAAGAGTCCCACACTCTACCCTCTTTTAGAAGCCATAATCATACCATTATCTCTCCAACCTGTTGCTTCTCCTGTCAATATCAGACCTTACAGATACCCCACTATCAAAAAGCAGAGATTGAAAAACTTGTTTCAGAAATATTAGCCTCTTTTATTATATAGCCCAGTACAAGCTCCTATGCTTCCCCTGACTTGTTAGCCAAACAAAAGGATGAGATATGGAGGTTTTGTGTGGATTATAGAAAACTCAATGAGATGACTATCAAGGATAAATTTCCTATACCTATAATTAAAGATCTCTTGGATGAGTTATACGGGGCAGTTGTGTTTTCCAAGTTTGATCTCAAGGTTGGTTACCACCAAATAAGGATGGATACTTTTAcatccctaaaactgcctttaGAACTCATCAAGATCATTATGAATTAACTGTAATGCTCTTTGGCCTCACTAATGCCCCTGTCACTTTCCAATCTTTCATTCCAATCTTTAATGAATGAGAGTTTCAAGCCCTTTCTCAGAAGGAAGTttgtattgtttttttttttttttatgatattctAGTTTACCGCCTTGATTTGTCCTCTTATTTGAAGCACCTAGAAGTTGTTTTTCAAGTATTGCAGAATCAACAATTATTTGCCAAATAGTCCaaatgttctttccttcaaagTAAATTAGAATATTTGAGACATGTAATCACCAAGGAGGAGGTAGCCACAAACCCAAAGAATGTAGAAGTTATAATTAATTGGCCAGTTCCACCTTCAGTCAAAGAGTTGAGAAGCTTCTTAAGGCTAACAAAGGTACTACAAAAATTCATCTTCCACTATGGCATAATAGCAAAGCCTTTTAGCAAAACCTTTGACAGACTTACTTAAGAAGGATGCTTTCCAATGGTTTTTCTCAGCTCAGCAAGCTTTTGTTACACTGAGAAAAGCCATGACAAAAGCCCCTGTATTGGCTATGCCTACTTTTTTCTTAACCTTTTCCATTGAAACAGATGCAAGTAATTAGGGAATGGGTCCAGTCCTCCGGCAAGAAAGCCACCTTATTGCCTttatttctaaggcatttggtCCTAGAAATCAAGGACTATCAGTATATGACAAGGAGCTTCTTGCAATCTCCTTTGCTGTAGGGAAATGGCAATATTATTTGGAGCAAGGATGGTTATTTATAAAAACTGATCATGAGAGTATCAAATTTCCCTTAGAATAGAGATTGCACACACAGTTACCACATAAAGGGATTTATAAACTTCTGGGTTTGGattataagattatttattgaaaaaGAGTGGAAAATAAAATTGCTGATGCCTTATCCAGGTAGCCTAGTGAAGTATCTCTTACCTCCTTTGTGCTGCATTCCTTTATCATTCCTAAATGGATGACTGCAATTTCTCACAGTTACGAAGGGGATGACAAAGCTGTTGAGCTGATTAGGCAACTTTCGGTAGATGCTAGTACTTAGTTTggatttcaattaaaaaatggTTTACTGTACCATTTGGGCAGGCTTTATTTAGGAACAATTACAAGCCTCAGGTACCAACTATTGGAATTGTATCATGATTCTCCTATGGGTGGTGGTCATTCACATCAGGCTGAAGAGACACTTTTATTGGCTTGGAATGCTTACCGATGTTGTAAAATGGATTCAAGGCTGTAACGCTTGTGTTGGATGCAAACATGAGAACATAGCAAGTCCTGGTTTGGTACAGCTCCTTTTTATTCCCAATCAAGCCTGGTAACGTATCTCTATGGATTTTATTGAAGGTCTTCCTAAATCTGAGGGTAAGGATACTATTTTGATGGTAGTGTGCAAATTAACAAAGTATGGGTACGTCATTCCTCTCTCTCATCCCTTTACAACATCCattgtatttaaatttttcgtggatcatgtattaaactaCATGGAGCAACTACATGGAGCACCTGAATCCATTGTTTTTGATAGGGGTAAGGTTTTTACGAGTCTATTTTGGAAGGATCTTTTTAAATGCATAGGTATCACCTTTTTTTTAGCACAGTCTATCACCCTCAAATAGATGGGCAAACAGAGAGGCTTAACCAATTTTAGAAGCTTATCTCAGATGCATTTGCCACTCTCAGCCTACCTCCTGGTTTAAATGGATTAGCTTAGCTAAATGGTGGTATAATGCTACTTTCCACAGTTCCATTAAAATGTCTCCATTTGAGGCATTGTATGGCTATTCTCCTTTTATCTTActgtagaaggataatatttgttgtttgtatttcacaatagaaattacaacctatttatatatgaGAGGCAGTATTCAAACAGGAagaaaaatcaagtctatgattataaaatcctaaaattaagtaattgatccatctatcaatatttacttcctatattaatatatttacttcttataacttataacactccctCTAAActtggagcataaatgttaatcatgcccaacttgttacatatataatcaatttcaaccataaggacaaccaacccaaacaatcaaaataaacaaaggaTTAGAAGAATAGAACCCGTGAACAGTAACTCGTGAACAATAATCGATGA
This window encodes:
- the LOC110602267 gene encoding uncharacterized protein LOC110602267 isoform X1 translates to MAESEKMVALKKAYAEMILNTAKEAASQVMASEKKAFRYQQDLLTTKEEALRLLVRLKQMIDAKIIEAEIASSSQQTKIDELEAQLQEAESVIIDLRAELKWVRDKLEKARNNNAQPLDANITSDNEPPSCQNATPKPNVHSPNLGLQPVTTSDMNTLFDRRILDNECCNTQQTEQSSVSQYGSYSSHNTELAAVIIRKEIPEHCRNGCTRSICALEGNLLAGKLAPSGEVDEHEIIENELIINETNKEDGKSTVSSLKMNNLETEKFFSGEERRKRVRVHTIRRSRTRFWKPKAKRKSCTSQLLVSYQPPSILSRCKRHLANRNAKPDEHQCLVSIENNNMEMEKHSSKFEKKLHCQNSCSMVQKMIVPERKRQRKVPNGDAVSTSCVLCPDQHETCQPSSQGHCKACSLSLNDEIKSGEDGTRLIENEVKLKPLPRLDPGSKLIKCGLNPISDSRNVKLTVGSLNRSDTIQNTSNKDVKLADDLVKQECVAAANSTFPCYESNTLMVNIPLVYSDLQHLKSSKEAVANEPLVYSDLEGAKPPKEPKVSHSQVDNNRLLKYTFQRKLKKEALSSSDQNSSLEKSNAKRRAGEKQNGSPDSEKSSMINESSRDSRRLAQVAHQVCTQLYVTYQRRKWHKKKEPELQQQ
- the LOC110602267 gene encoding uncharacterized protein LOC110602267 isoform X2, encoding MAESEKMVALKKAYAEMILNTAKEAASQVMASEKKAFRYQQDLLTTKEEALRLLVRLKQMIDAKIIEAEIASSSQQTKIDELEAQLQEAESVIIDLRAELKWVRDKLEKARNNNAQPLDANITSDNEPPSCQNATPKPNVHSPNLGLQPVTTSDMNTLFDRRILDNECCNTQQTEQSSVSQYGSYSSHNTELAAVIIRKEIPEHCRNGCTRSICALEGNLLAGKLAPSGEVDEHEIIENELIINETNKEDGKSTVSSLKMNNLETEKFFSGEERRKRVRVHTIRRSRTRFWKPKAKRKSCTSQLLVSYQPPSILSRCKRHLANRNAKPDEHQCLVSIENNNMEMEKHSSKFEKKLHCQNSCSMVQKMIVPERKRQRKVPNGDAVSTSCVLCPDQHETCQPSSQGHCKACSLSLNDEIKSGEDGTRLIENEVKLKPLPRLDPGSKLIKCGLNPISDSRNVKLTVGSLNRSDTIQNTSNKDVKLADDLVKQECVAAANSTFPCYESNTLMVNIPLVYSDLQHLKSSKEAVANEPLVYSDLEGAKPPKEPKVSHSQVDNNRLLKYTFQRKLKKEALSSSDQNSSLEKSNAKRRAGEKQNGSPDSEKSSMINESSRDSRRLAQVAHQLISLSGKKWW